The following DNA comes from Rhizobium sp. BT04.
GACGCCGAGATTCAGGAAGGTCTTGGCCAACAATGTCTCCGTCCCCCCGTAAAGCGGCTGCGAATGCAGGACCGCATCGCCCGGCCGGACGAAGGCGAGCAGCGTGGTGGCGATCGCCGCCATCCCTGAGGAAAACAGCACGCCGCTTTCCGTCCGCTCATAGACGGCGAGCCGATCCTCGACGATCTCGCTATTCGGATGATTGAAACGCGAATAGACGAGGCCCGCGCCCTTGCCCGCCGGCGGCTCGCGGCGGCCTGAGACGTAATCGAAGAAGTCACGGCCATCCTCGGCGGAGTTGAAGACGAAAGTCGAGGTGAGGAATACCGGCGGCTTGACCGCCCCTTCCGAGAGTTCGGGATCGTAGCCGTAATTCAGCATCTGCGTTTCGGGATGCAGTGCATGATTGCCGATATGGGTTTTGGAAGGATGCGGGGCCGTCATGATCGTCTCCTCTGTCGGGATTGCCCAGGGATAAACTACATCAAAACTGCACTGGAGGAGCAATGATCGATGCCGCTCCTTAACGGTTAGCCCACGGTCTCGCCCAAAGTGTCCGCAACATAGGCGCCACGCGCGCCCATCGGCAGTGGGGGTCCCGTCGTTGTGTCCTTCGCGGTCTGATGTTCCAGTTCGGCGTTGAGTTCTGCGCCGATGACGAGAATGACGACGGAAAGCCAGATCCAGACGAGGAAACCGATCAGCGCCCCGAGCGTGCCGTAGGTCGCATTGTAATTGGCGAAATGATCGAGGTAGAAGGAAAAGCCGAGGGACATGGCGGCCCATGCGACCGTCGTCAGAACCGCGCCCCAGGTCATCCAGCGAAGCTTGGCAGGCTGCCGACTGGGACCGAAGCGATAGATCGACGTCACCGCCACCGCAACGACGAGCAGAAGCAGCGGCCACCGCAGGAGAAGTGCCATGTGCTCCTTGAATTGATCGAGCCAGAGATAGGAAAGCACGACCGGCATCACCCCGATGAGCACGACCATGACAATCGTCAACAGCATGGCACACAGCGTGAAACACAGAGCGATCAGGTTCAGCCGGACCAATCCCCGCTTCTCGGTCTCCTCATAGGCGACGTTCATCACGTCGAAGATCGCCAGCGTGCCGCTATGCGTGCTCCAGAGCGCAATGCCGAGACCGACGAAGAAAGTGATGCCGAGCGCACTGTCGCGCCGATTGACGAGTTCCTTGATCTGGTCGGCCAGCAGATCGAAGGCTCCCGGCGGCATGAGCACCGCCAGTTCACGCAGGTGTTCGGATATGGTGATCGGATCGGCAACCAGCCCGTAGAGGGCGACCAAGGCCGCCATCGCCGGAAACAGCGCCAGCAGCAGATAAAAGGTCACACCCGCGGCAATCAGCGTCACCCGGTCGTCCAACACTTCACGGTAAAGGCGCCAGAACACATCGCGAAGACCCGGGAA
Coding sequences within:
- a CDS encoding YihY/virulence factor BrkB family protein is translated as MADVLPLKRFSIAAAMMAAAVGAFVLMQARQAGPPAVAGRAEDAHGRNAAVPEAIPFPGLRDVFWRLYREVLDDRVTLIAAGVTFYLLLALFPAMAALVALYGLVADPITISEHLRELAVLMPPGAFDLLADQIKELVNRRDSALGITFFVGLGIALWSTHSGTLAIFDVMNVAYEETEKRGLVRLNLIALCFTLCAMLLTIVMVVLIGVMPVVLSYLWLDQFKEHMALLLRWPLLLLVVAVAVTSIYRFGPSRQPAKLRWMTWGAVLTTVAWAAMSLGFSFYLDHFANYNATYGTLGALIGFLVWIWLSVVILVIGAELNAELEHQTAKDTTTGPPLPMGARGAYVADTLGETVG